Genomic window (Croceicoccus sp. Ery15):
AAGGGTGGCGGCACCCGCTCCAAGGCTGCCGACGAAGCGCGCGCCAAGCGTCTTGCGCTGCGCCGCAAGTACAAGATCCAGGACGTCATCCAGCGCCGTCAGGTATTGCTGGTGCAGGTCGTCAAGGAAGAGCGCGGGAACAAGGGCGCAGCCCTTACCACCTATCTTTCGCTGGCGGGCCGCTATTGCGTGCTGATGCCCAATTCCAGTCATGGCGGCGGCATCTCGCGCAAGATCAGCAGCGCGGCCGACCGCAAGCGTCTGAAGCAGATCGTGGCCGAGATGAGCCTGCCCAAATCGATGGGCTGCATCGTGCGAACCGCAGGGCTTCAGCGCACCAAGACCGAGATCAAGCGCGACTTCGACTATCTGGCACGCCTGTGGGACGAGATCCGCGAAAACACGATGAAGTCCAGCGCTCCGGCGCTGATCCATTCGGACAGCGATCTGATCAAGCGCGCGATCCGCGACATTTATAACCGCGAGATCGAGGAAGTCGTGGTCGAGGGGCCGGAAGGCTATAAATCGGCCAAGGAATTCATGAAATTGCTGATGCCCAGCCATGCACGGCGGGTAAAGCAATATGCCGACCCCGTGCCGCTGTTCCAGCGCTATGGAGCCGAGGATCAGCTTTCGGCCATGTACGACCCTGTCGTCCAGCTGAAATCGGGCGGCTATCTGGTGATCAACCCGACAGAGGCGCTGGTGTCGATCGACATCAACTCTGGCCGTTCCACCAAGGAACACGGGATCGAGGCGACCGCGCTTCACACCAATATGGAAGCGGCCAGGGAAATCGCCCGCCAGTTGCGCCTGCGCGACATGGCAGGTCTGGTCGTGATCGACTTTATCGACATGGAGCACAACAGCTCTATCCGTAAGGTCGAGAAGTGCATGAAAGAGGCGCTGAAGAACGACCGCGCCCGTATTCAGGTCGGCCGCATCTCGGGCTTTGGCCTGATGGAGATGAGCCGCCAGCGCCTGCGCACCGGCGTTCTGGAAGCGACCACGCGCACCTGTCCGCATTGCGACGGTTCGGGGCTTGTCCGCACGGCATCGAGCGCAGGCCTGTCGGCGCTGCGTCTGATCGAGGACGAGGCTGCCAAGGGCAAGGGGTCGATCATCACCCTGCACGCCAGCACCGAAGCGGCGGTCTATTTGCTGAACGCCAAGCGCGCCGATCTGCAAGAGATCGAGGATCGCTATGCCGTCAGCGTCGAAGTCCTGCCCGAGGGTGAGGACGAAGGCGCGAAGATGCGCGTCGGATCGTCGGGCCCGCGCCCGACCGGCGTGCCCAAGTTCGAAGTCATCGTCGACGAGGAAGACGATTACCTGCCCGAAGACGACGACGATCAGGACGAGACCGAGAACCGCGACAACCGTTCGGGCGAGGACGAGGACGGTCAGACCCGCCGCAAGCGTCGCCGCCGTCGTGGCGGTCGCCGCAAGCGTGGCCGCGGCCGCGAGGATGGCGAGCAGAACGGCGAACAGCAGTCCGACGGCGACGACGATGCATCCGACGATGCCGAAGGCGAAGAGCAGGACGCGAATGAAGATCAGGGCAGCGACCATGGCGCGACGGGCGAGGACGAAGCCGCGCCCAAGAAACGCCGCCGCCGCCGCCGTAAATCGAGCCGCGACACCGAAAACGGTGAAAGCGAAAGCGACGCTACGATCGAAAGCGTGGAGCCTGAGGCTGCACCCGACGCGGTAGAGGCACCGGCAGAGATCGAAGCGCCGGCAGATGTCGAAGCACCGGCAGAAGCGGAAGCAGCCGTGGAAGAGCCGGTGGCCGAAGAAAAGCCCAAGCGCCGCCGCGCACCACGCCGCAAGAAGGCGGATGCAGAAGCTGAAGCCAGTGCCGCGCCCGCAGAATCGGCTCCGGCAGAAGCCGAAACGGAAGCCCCGGAAGAAGCCAAGACCGAAGAAAAGCCGAAGAAGCCCCGCGCCCGCCGGAAGAAGAAGGTTGAGGAAGAAGCCCCCGCAGCAGCGGGCGCCGAATCCGCCCAAGGTGAGCCTTCTGAGCCTGCACCCTCGGCGGCACCCGAACCGGCGGCCGAGGAAGCACCTGTTGCGGCCAATGATGCGGCACAGCAGGCCGAACCGGCCGGTGAAGCGCCCGCCAACGACGGCGGCGACGATGCCGACGAAGGCTCGGGCGGTGCGCCGCGCAGGGGTTGGTGGCAACGGACCTTTGGCAACTGATCAAGCGAAAGGCCGCCCCCCGCCGGGGCGGCCTTTTTCGGGGCAGCTAGCTATAGCGGATGGCTAGTACGGAACCGGCTGACCGTCCCATGCGAAAAAGCCGCCGCTGTCTTTTGCGTCCAGACCGTCGATCACATCGATCAGGCATTGTGCCGAATGATCGGCGCTGAACAGCTTTCCATCGGGCACATTGCCGCTGAAAGGCGCGGAGAGCGCGGTTTCGACCGTGCCGGGATGCAAT
Coding sequences:
- a CDS encoding ribonuclease E/G — its product is MTTRMLIDARHPEETRVAVLKGNRIEEFDFESAEHKQIKGNIYLAKVTRVEPSLQAAFVDFGGNRHGFLAFNEIHPDYYQIPKEDRDALLAAEAEHAEEEARLRAEDEDADDSSEDGDEGSDALAEELAGDDGVEDVSDEESDEVATIEDGAVSGDDDSDDDDNGEESAEDGSGGEEGNSRSRGRGRGRGRRQGKGGGTRSKAADEARAKRLALRRKYKIQDVIQRRQVLLVQVVKEERGNKGAALTTYLSLAGRYCVLMPNSSHGGGISRKISSAADRKRLKQIVAEMSLPKSMGCIVRTAGLQRTKTEIKRDFDYLARLWDEIRENTMKSSAPALIHSDSDLIKRAIRDIYNREIEEVVVEGPEGYKSAKEFMKLLMPSHARRVKQYADPVPLFQRYGAEDQLSAMYDPVVQLKSGGYLVINPTEALVSIDINSGRSTKEHGIEATALHTNMEAAREIARQLRLRDMAGLVVIDFIDMEHNSSIRKVEKCMKEALKNDRARIQVGRISGFGLMEMSRQRLRTGVLEATTRTCPHCDGSGLVRTASSAGLSALRLIEDEAAKGKGSIITLHASTEAAVYLLNAKRADLQEIEDRYAVSVEVLPEGEDEGAKMRVGSSGPRPTGVPKFEVIVDEEDDYLPEDDDDQDETENRDNRSGEDEDGQTRRKRRRRRGGRRKRGRGREDGEQNGEQQSDGDDDASDDAEGEEQDANEDQGSDHGATGEDEAAPKKRRRRRRKSSRDTENGESESDATIESVEPEAAPDAVEAPAEIEAPADVEAPAEAEAAVEEPVAEEKPKRRRAPRRKKADAEAEASAAPAESAPAEAETEAPEEAKTEEKPKKPRARRKKKVEEEAPAAAGAESAQGEPSEPAPSAAPEPAAEEAPVAANDAAQQAEPAGEAPANDGGDDADEGSGGAPRRGWWQRTFGN